In the Pelodiscus sinensis isolate JC-2024 unplaced genomic scaffold, ASM4963464v1 ctg192, whole genome shotgun sequence genome, one interval contains:
- the MORN4 gene encoding MORN repeat-containing protein 4, with amino-acid sequence MTLTKGSFSYSSGEEYCGEWKEGRRHGIGQLTFADGGTYLGHFENGLFHGCGVLTFSDGSRYEGEFVQGKFNGVGVFTRYDNMTFEGEFKSGRVDGFGLLTFPDGSHGVPRSEGFFENNKLLRREKCPAVIQRAQSASKSAHSLPV; translated from the exons ATGACCTTGACCAAGGGCTCCTTCAGCTACTCCAGCGGGGAGGAGTACTgcggggagtggaaggaag GCCGCAGGCACGGCATTGGCCAGCTGACGTTTGCGGATGGCGGCACCTACCTGGGTCACTTTGAGAACGGGCTGTTCCACGGCTGCGGAGTCCTCACCTTCTCCGACGGCTCCAG GTACGAGGGGGAGTTTGTGCAGGGCAAGTTCAACGGCGTAGGGGTCTTCACGCGCTACGACAACATGACCTTCGAGGGCGAGTTCAAGAGCGGCCGAGTGGACGGCTTCG gtctCCTGACCTTCCCTGACGGCTCCCACGGGGTGCCCCGCAGTGAGGGCTTCTTTGAGAACAACAAGCTGCTGCGGCGGGAGAAGTGCCCTGCCGTGATCCAGAGGGCTCAAAGTGCCTCCAAGTCTGCACACAGCCTGCCGGTGTGA
- the HOGA1 gene encoding LOW QUALITY PROTEIN: 4-hydroxy-2-oxoglutarate aldolase, mitochondrial (The sequence of the model RefSeq protein was modified relative to this genomic sequence to represent the inferred CDS: deleted 2 bases in 2 codons): MAQPRGALGPLRLGLAALRCRPFGRGRGLSTPAPPGTRLDLRGIFPPLPTPFTAQAEVAHGRLEENLRRYPCAPLAGFVVQGSSGECPYLTPQERLAVVSRVRQALPRDKLLLAGSGCESTQATIALTGSMAEAGADAALVVTPCYYRGAMTAPALIHHYSQVADASPIPVVLYSVPANTGLELPPEAVLTLAQHPNIVGLKDSGGDITRLGLIVHKTRAEQFQVLVGSAGFLLAGYAVGACGGICALANVLAAPLCQLERLCQEGRWQEARDLQLRLIEPNAAVTRKFGIPGLKQAMEWFGFHGGPCRAPLRPLSEAQVQELRRDFSANGWL, from the exons ATGGCGCAGCCCcgcggagccctgggccccctcAGGCTGGGACTGGCGGCCCTGCGCTGTCGCCCCttcgggcggggccgggggctcagcACCCCGGCCCCGCCGGGGACCCGGCTCGACCTGCGGGGCATcttccccccgctccccacccccttc ACCGCCCAGGCGGAGGTGGCGCACGGCCGGCTGGAGGAGAACCTGCGCCGCTAC CCGTGTGCGCCTCTTGCAGGGTTTGTGGTGCAGGGCTCCAGCGGCGAGTGCCCCTACCTGACGCCCCAGGAGCGGCTGGCCGTGGTGAGCCGCGTgcgccaggccctgcccagggaCAAGCTGCTGCTGGCCGGCTCGGGCTGCGAAT CCACGCAGGCCACCATTGCGCTGACCGGCAGCATGGCCGAGGCGGGCGCTGACGCCGCCCTGGTGGTCACCCCCTGCTACTACCGGGGTGCGATGAccgccccagccctgatccaCCACTACAGCCAG GTGGCTGATGCCTCGCCCATCCCCGTGGTGCTGTACAGTGTCCCAGCCAACACCGGCCTGGAGCTGCCCCCCGAGGCGGTCCTCACCCTGGCGCAGCACCCCAACATCGTGGGCCTCAAGGACAGCGGGGGGGAT ATCACCCGCCTGGGCCTGATTGTCCACAAGACGCGGGCAGAGCAGTTCCAGGTACTGGTGGGATCagccggcttcctgctggctggctaCGCCGTAG GTGCCTGTGGGGGCATCTGTGCTCTCGCTAATGTCCtggcagcccccctctgccagctggAGCGCCTGTGCCAGGAGGGACGCTGGCAAGAGGCCCGGGACTTGCAGCTCCGGCTCATTGAGCCCAACGCGGCG GTCACCCGCAAGTTTGGGATCCCGGGGCTGAAGCAGGCCATGGAGTGGTTCGGGTTCCACGGCGGCCCCTGCCGAGCCCCCTTGCGC CCGCTGAGCGAGGCCCAGGTGCAGGAGCTGCGCCGAGACTTCAGCGCCAATGGCTGGCTGTGA
- the ANKRD2 gene encoding ankyrin repeat domain-containing protein 2 isoform X3: MEQAAMEQGVKWATELIDQKLAQEQEQRPSQAPAMPPAVGRMDTPELEDEKRRGPIHWGIEGLKAQGRERKSSLDLRREIIDVGGLQYLLELRKKRRKRREEKAEPEPEPEPEPEEIVGPVEAEAFLRAAVQGKIRVIEKFLEDGGSPDTCDEFHRTALHRASLEGHTEILQRLLDHGATVDFQDRLDCTAVHWACRGGHLDAVKLLQDRGADLNLKDKLLSTPLHVATRTGRVDIVEHLINTGVDVNSRDREGDSALHDAVRLSRYKIIKMLILYGADMMAQNLEGPPRTWCSSGRQTPGRRWRQRSRASRRPAPEGRGGRRWAHCTPGCGAL, from the exons ATGGAGCAGGCAGCCATGGAGCAGGGCGTGAAGTGGGCGACGGAGCTGATAGACCAGAAGCTGGCGCAGGAGCAGGAG cagcgccccagccaggcccccgcGATGCCGCCTGCGGTGGGGCGAATGGACACACCGGAGCTGGAGGACGAGAAGCGCCGCGGCCCCATTCACTGGGGCATTGAGGGGCTCAAG GCCCAGGGGCGGGAGCGGAAGAGCTCGCTGGACCTGCGCCGGGAGATCATTGACGTGGGCGGCCTCCAGTACCTCCTCGAGCTGCGCAAGAAGCGCAGGAAGCGCAGAGAGGAGAAggcggagccggagccggagccggaacCGGAGCCGGAGGAGATT GTGGGCCCGGTGGAGGCGGAAGCGTTCCTGAGGGCTGCTGTGCAGGGCAAGATCCGCGTCATTGAGAAGTTCCTGGAGGACGGAGGCTCCCCTGACACCTGTGATGAG TTCCACCGCACGGCCCTGCACCGCGCCTCTCTGGAGGGGCACACGGAGATCCTGCAGAGACTGCTGGACCACGGCGCCACCGTGGACTTCCAAGACCGG CTGGACTGCACGGCCGTGCACTGGGCCTGCCGGGGCGGGCACCTGGACGCAGTGAAGCTGCTGCAGGACCGAGGTGCCGACCTCAACCTGAAGGATAAG CTCCTGAGCACCCCCCTGCACGTGGCAACCCGGACGGGGCGCGTGGACATCGTGGAGCATCTGATCAACACAGGGGTGGATGTGAACTCCCGGGACAGG GAGGGGGACAGCGCGCTGCACGACGCCGTGCGCCTCAGCCGCTACAAGATCATCAAGATGCTGATCCTGTACGGGGCGGACATGATGGCCCAGAACCTG GAAGGACCCCCACGGACCTGGTGCAGCTCTGGCAGGCAGACACCCGGCAGGCGCTGGAGACAAAGGAGCCGGGCGAGCCGGAGGCCCGCGCCTGAGGGCCGGGGTGGGCGGCGCTGGGCCCACTGCACCCCCGGCTGCGGGGCCCTGTGA
- the ANKRD2 gene encoding ankyrin repeat domain-containing protein 2 isoform X4, translating into MEQAAMEQGVKWATELIDQKLAQEQEQRPSQAPAMPPAVGRMDTPELEDEKRRGPIHWGIEGLKAQGRERKSSLDLRREIIDVGGLQYLLELRKKRRKRREEKAEPEPEPEPEPEEIVGPVEAEAFLRAAVQGKIRVIEKFLEDGGSPDTCDEFHRTALHRASLEGHTEILQRLLDHGATVDFQDRLDCTAVHWACRGGHLDAVKLLQDRGADLNLKDKLLSTPLHVATRTGRVDIVEHLINTGVDVNSRDREGDSALHDAVRLSRYKIIKMLILYGADMMAQNLEGRTPTDLVQLWQADTRQALETKEPGEPEARA; encoded by the exons ATGGAGCAGGCAGCCATGGAGCAGGGCGTGAAGTGGGCGACGGAGCTGATAGACCAGAAGCTGGCGCAGGAGCAGGAG cagcgccccagccaggcccccgcGATGCCGCCTGCGGTGGGGCGAATGGACACACCGGAGCTGGAGGACGAGAAGCGCCGCGGCCCCATTCACTGGGGCATTGAGGGGCTCAAG GCCCAGGGGCGGGAGCGGAAGAGCTCGCTGGACCTGCGCCGGGAGATCATTGACGTGGGCGGCCTCCAGTACCTCCTCGAGCTGCGCAAGAAGCGCAGGAAGCGCAGAGAGGAGAAggcggagccggagccggagccggaacCGGAGCCGGAGGAGATT GTGGGCCCGGTGGAGGCGGAAGCGTTCCTGAGGGCTGCTGTGCAGGGCAAGATCCGCGTCATTGAGAAGTTCCTGGAGGACGGAGGCTCCCCTGACACCTGTGATGAG TTCCACCGCACGGCCCTGCACCGCGCCTCTCTGGAGGGGCACACGGAGATCCTGCAGAGACTGCTGGACCACGGCGCCACCGTGGACTTCCAAGACCGG CTGGACTGCACGGCCGTGCACTGGGCCTGCCGGGGCGGGCACCTGGACGCAGTGAAGCTGCTGCAGGACCGAGGTGCCGACCTCAACCTGAAGGATAAG CTCCTGAGCACCCCCCTGCACGTGGCAACCCGGACGGGGCGCGTGGACATCGTGGAGCATCTGATCAACACAGGGGTGGATGTGAACTCCCGGGACAGG GAGGGGGACAGCGCGCTGCACGACGCCGTGCGCCTCAGCCGCTACAAGATCATCAAGATGCTGATCCTGTACGGGGCGGACATGATGGCCCAGAACCTG GAAGGAAGGACCCCCACGGACCTGGTGCAGCTCTGGCAGGCAGACACCCGGCAGGCGCTGGAGACAAAGGAGCCGGGCGAGCCGGAGGCCCGCGCCTGA
- the ANKRD2 gene encoding ankyrin repeat domain-containing protein 2 isoform X2, producing MEQAAMEQGVKWATELIDQKLAQEQERPSQAPAMPPAVGRMDTPELEDEKRRGPIHWGIEGLKAQGRERKSSLDLRREIIDVGGLQYLLELRKKRRKRREEKAEPEPEPEPEPEEIVGPVEAEAFLRAAVQGKIRVIEKFLEDGGSPDTCDEFHRTALHRASLEGHTEILQRLLDHGATVDFQDRLDCTAVHWACRGGHLDAVKLLQDRGADLNLKDKLLSTPLHVATRTGRVDIVEHLINTGVDVNSRDREGDSALHDAVRLSRYKIIKMLILYGADMMAQNLVSGAPAGRGGAVGAGLSPRAAQRYPGGGAGPGPGALTRGGRRRWLLSPLPPP from the exons ATGGAGCAGGCAGCCATGGAGCAGGGCGTGAAGTGGGCGACGGAGCTGATAGACCAGAAGCTGGCGCAGGAGCAGGAG cgccccagccaggcccccgcGATGCCGCCTGCGGTGGGGCGAATGGACACACCGGAGCTGGAGGACGAGAAGCGCCGCGGCCCCATTCACTGGGGCATTGAGGGGCTCAAG GCCCAGGGGCGGGAGCGGAAGAGCTCGCTGGACCTGCGCCGGGAGATCATTGACGTGGGCGGCCTCCAGTACCTCCTCGAGCTGCGCAAGAAGCGCAGGAAGCGCAGAGAGGAGAAggcggagccggagccggagccggaacCGGAGCCGGAGGAGATT GTGGGCCCGGTGGAGGCGGAAGCGTTCCTGAGGGCTGCTGTGCAGGGCAAGATCCGCGTCATTGAGAAGTTCCTGGAGGACGGAGGCTCCCCTGACACCTGTGATGAG TTCCACCGCACGGCCCTGCACCGCGCCTCTCTGGAGGGGCACACGGAGATCCTGCAGAGACTGCTGGACCACGGCGCCACCGTGGACTTCCAAGACCGG CTGGACTGCACGGCCGTGCACTGGGCCTGCCGGGGCGGGCACCTGGACGCAGTGAAGCTGCTGCAGGACCGAGGTGCCGACCTCAACCTGAAGGATAAG CTCCTGAGCACCCCCCTGCACGTGGCAACCCGGACGGGGCGCGTGGACATCGTGGAGCATCTGATCAACACAGGGGTGGATGTGAACTCCCGGGACAGG GAGGGGGACAGCGCGCTGCACGACGCCGTGCGCCTCAGCCGCTACAAGATCATCAAGATGCTGATCCTGTACGGGGCGGACATGATGGCCCAGAACCTGGTGAGTGGCGccccggccgggcgggggggggccgtaggggcagggctcagccccaGAGCCGCCCAGcggtacccgggggggggggcaggtcccggcCCCGGGGCTCTCACACGGGGGGGCCGGAGGCGCTGGCtcctctcacccctgccccccccctag
- the ANKRD2 gene encoding ankyrin repeat domain-containing protein 2 isoform X1 translates to MEQAAMEQGVKWATELIDQKLAQEQEQRPSQAPAMPPAVGRMDTPELEDEKRRGPIHWGIEGLKAQGRERKSSLDLRREIIDVGGLQYLLELRKKRRKRREEKAEPEPEPEPEPEEIVGPVEAEAFLRAAVQGKIRVIEKFLEDGGSPDTCDEFHRTALHRASLEGHTEILQRLLDHGATVDFQDRLDCTAVHWACRGGHLDAVKLLQDRGADLNLKDKLLSTPLHVATRTGRVDIVEHLINTGVDVNSRDREGDSALHDAVRLSRYKIIKMLILYGADMMAQNLVSGAPAGRGGAVGAGLSPRAAQRYPGGGAGPGPGALTRGGRRRWLLSPLPPP, encoded by the exons ATGGAGCAGGCAGCCATGGAGCAGGGCGTGAAGTGGGCGACGGAGCTGATAGACCAGAAGCTGGCGCAGGAGCAGGAG cagcgccccagccaggcccccgcGATGCCGCCTGCGGTGGGGCGAATGGACACACCGGAGCTGGAGGACGAGAAGCGCCGCGGCCCCATTCACTGGGGCATTGAGGGGCTCAAG GCCCAGGGGCGGGAGCGGAAGAGCTCGCTGGACCTGCGCCGGGAGATCATTGACGTGGGCGGCCTCCAGTACCTCCTCGAGCTGCGCAAGAAGCGCAGGAAGCGCAGAGAGGAGAAggcggagccggagccggagccggaacCGGAGCCGGAGGAGATT GTGGGCCCGGTGGAGGCGGAAGCGTTCCTGAGGGCTGCTGTGCAGGGCAAGATCCGCGTCATTGAGAAGTTCCTGGAGGACGGAGGCTCCCCTGACACCTGTGATGAG TTCCACCGCACGGCCCTGCACCGCGCCTCTCTGGAGGGGCACACGGAGATCCTGCAGAGACTGCTGGACCACGGCGCCACCGTGGACTTCCAAGACCGG CTGGACTGCACGGCCGTGCACTGGGCCTGCCGGGGCGGGCACCTGGACGCAGTGAAGCTGCTGCAGGACCGAGGTGCCGACCTCAACCTGAAGGATAAG CTCCTGAGCACCCCCCTGCACGTGGCAACCCGGACGGGGCGCGTGGACATCGTGGAGCATCTGATCAACACAGGGGTGGATGTGAACTCCCGGGACAGG GAGGGGGACAGCGCGCTGCACGACGCCGTGCGCCTCAGCCGCTACAAGATCATCAAGATGCTGATCCTGTACGGGGCGGACATGATGGCCCAGAACCTGGTGAGTGGCGccccggccgggcgggggggggccgtaggggcagggctcagccccaGAGCCGCCCAGcggtacccgggggggggggcaggtcccggcCCCGGGGCTCTCACACGGGGGGGCCGGAGGCGCTGGCtcctctcacccctgccccccccctag
- the UBTD1 gene encoding ubiquitin domain-containing protein 1, with protein MGSCVGRPRGERPPAPGPPRKRAGRNESLRKERPRWKSDYPMTAGQLRSKRDEFWDTAPAFEGRKEIWDALRAAACAAEAGDHGLAQAILDGASITLPHGSLGECYDELGNRYQLPVYCLAAPANLIQERGGDESTEPPEPAPGARHEFPLKVRLSTGRDVRLRASMADSVGQLKKQLQAQEGVEPGWQRWFFSGKLLPDRTRLHEAKIQKDFVIQVIVNPPLGPRN; from the exons ATGGGCAGCTGCGTAGGGCGGCCGCGCGGggagcgcccccccgccccgggccccccccgcaagcgcgcaG gCCGCAACGAGTCCCTGCGCAAGGAGCGGCCCCGGTGGAAGAGCGACTACCCCATGACGGCCGGGCAGCTGCGCAGCAAGCGGGACGAGTTCTGGGACACGGCGCCCGCCTTCGAGGGCCGCAAGGAGATCTGGGACGCCCTGAGGGCGGCTGCCTGCGCGGCGGAGGCCGGCGACCACGGGCTGGCCCAGGCCATCCTCGACGGAgccagcatcaccctgccccaCG GGTCCCTGGGCGAGTGCTACGACGAGCTGGGGAACCGCTACCAGCTGCCTGTGTACTGCCTGGCGGCACCGGCCAACCTCATCCAGGAGCGGGGGGGCGACGAGAGCACGGAGCCCCCGGAGCCGGCGCCCGGCGCCCGCCACGAGTTCCCGCTCAAGGTGCGGCTCTCCACCGGCAGGGACGTGCGCCTGCGCGCCAGCATGGCTGACAGCGTGGGGCAGCTGAAGAAGCAGCTGCAGGCGCAGGAGGGCGTCGAGCCGGGCTGGCAGCGTTGGTTCTTCTCCGGCAAGCTGCTGCCCGACCGCACCCGGCTGCACGAGGCCAAGATCCAGAAGGACTTTGTCATCCAGGTCATCGTGAACCCGCCGCTGGGGCCCAGGAACTGA